A stretch of the Sphingomonas sp. CL5.1 genome encodes the following:
- a CDS encoding acyl-CoA dehydrogenase: MPFTAPTAEQRFALDHVVHLSELAATDKFAAASDDVIDAVLEGIGQFAAGEWAPLAREGDTVGAKWTPEGVVMPEGYPEAYRAFVEGGWGTIGAPEAFGGQGLPFAIQTAVLETLGTANMGFALCPILTVGAIEALAHHGTPEQQAAYLPRLTSGEWTGTMNLTEPQAGSDVGALKTMATPRGDGSWSIRGTKIFISFGDHDMADNIVHLVLARTPGAPAGTRGISLFLVPKYRLDADGNPGDFNDVRVVSIEHKMGLHASPTCVLSFGDHDDCIGHLIGPEHGGMRAMFTMMNNARLNVGLQGVQVAEGATQKAADYARERTQGARDGQPAAIIEYPDVRRMLMRMKAQTLAARALVYYAAGQVDRAGLGDAAAKDRLELVTPLAKAHATDIGNEVASLGVQIHGGMGFIEETGAAQYFREARITPIYEGTNGIQAADLVGRKLSLSNGAAFASLIADIRAEAKDAGLIALVDACERVGRRLQTADADDRLAASYPFLNMLSVATAGWLVERLARESADDAPGRVRRAVADFYLAQVLPEAMGQIAAAEARAGALYQLDAAAF; the protein is encoded by the coding sequence ATGCCCTTCACCGCGCCCACCGCCGAACAGCGTTTCGCCCTCGATCATGTCGTCCATCTGAGCGAGCTTGCCGCGACCGACAAATTCGCCGCCGCCTCCGACGACGTGATCGATGCAGTGCTGGAGGGGATCGGCCAGTTCGCCGCCGGCGAATGGGCGCCGCTCGCCCGCGAAGGCGATACGGTGGGCGCGAAATGGACGCCGGAGGGCGTGGTGATGCCGGAAGGCTATCCTGAAGCCTATCGCGCCTTCGTCGAGGGCGGCTGGGGCACGATCGGCGCGCCGGAGGCATTCGGCGGGCAGGGCCTGCCCTTCGCGATCCAGACGGCCGTGCTGGAGACGCTCGGCACCGCCAACATGGGCTTCGCGCTCTGCCCGATCCTGACGGTCGGCGCGATCGAGGCGCTGGCGCATCATGGCACGCCGGAGCAGCAGGCGGCCTATCTCCCGCGCCTCACCAGCGGCGAGTGGACCGGCACGATGAACCTCACCGAGCCGCAGGCGGGCAGCGACGTCGGCGCGCTCAAGACGATGGCGACCCCGCGCGGCGATGGAAGCTGGTCGATCAGGGGCACGAAGATATTCATCTCGTTCGGCGATCACGACATGGCGGACAATATCGTCCACCTCGTCCTCGCGCGCACCCCCGGCGCGCCGGCGGGGACGCGCGGCATCTCGCTGTTCCTCGTGCCCAAGTACCGGCTAGATGCGGACGGCAATCCGGGCGACTTCAACGACGTGCGCGTCGTCTCGATCGAGCACAAGATGGGGCTGCACGCCTCGCCCACCTGCGTCCTCTCCTTCGGCGACCATGACGATTGCATCGGTCATCTGATCGGGCCGGAGCATGGCGGGATGCGCGCGATGTTCACGATGATGAACAACGCCCGCCTCAACGTCGGCCTGCAAGGCGTGCAGGTGGCGGAGGGCGCGACGCAGAAGGCGGCCGACTATGCCCGCGAGCGCACCCAGGGCGCGCGCGACGGCCAGCCGGCCGCGATCATCGAATATCCCGACGTGCGCCGGATGCTGATGCGGATGAAGGCGCAGACGCTCGCGGCGCGCGCGCTCGTCTATTACGCCGCCGGGCAGGTCGATCGCGCCGGGCTGGGCGACGCGGCGGCGAAGGACCGGCTGGAGCTGGTGACGCCGCTCGCCAAGGCGCACGCCACCGACATCGGCAACGAGGTGGCGAGCCTCGGCGTGCAGATCCACGGCGGCATGGGCTTCATCGAGGAAACCGGCGCGGCGCAATATTTCCGCGAGGCGCGCATCACCCCGATCTACGAGGGCACCAACGGCATTCAGGCGGCCGATCTCGTCGGGCGCAAATTGTCGCTCTCGAACGGCGCGGCCTTCGCCAGCCTGATCGCCGATATCCGCGCCGAGGCGAAGGATGCGGGGCTGATCGCGCTGGTCGACGCCTGCGAGCGCGTCGGGCGGCGGCTCCAGACCGCCGATGCCGACGACCGGCTGGCGGCGAGCTATCCCTTCCTCAACATGCTGTCGGTGGCGACCGCCGGGTGGCTGGTCGAGCGGCTGGCGCGCGAGAGCGCCGACGACGCGCCGGGCCGGGTGCGCCGCGCGGTGGCGGATTTCTATCTCGCGCAGGTGCTGCCCGAGGCGATGGGCCAGATCGCCGCCGCCGAGGCGCGGGCGGGCGCGCTCTATCAGCTCGACGCGGCGGCGTTCTAA
- a CDS encoding energy transducer TonB, which translates to MRYGAVSWTIAAPENRPRIAAALAAAAVQVLLVWVLVTGLTVHIPHVIERSMAVFGVLPEPPPPPPERVPPPSRHSSAAKGSPAPPNLRSRATPVAAPPPIIPVPAPPVMVTAPKPYVGAEATTGASDIAGTGTGAGGQGNGYGGGGEGDGGTGPRWRSGRLKDSDYPATAGQAGVGGTVAVRYLVDTDGRVKECDVTRSSGSPALDDTTCRLIEKRFRFSPARDERGRPVPAWIVENHSWVIEHDPTPPDEDDRG; encoded by the coding sequence GTGCGTTATGGCGCGGTGAGCTGGACGATCGCCGCGCCGGAAAACCGCCCCCGCATCGCCGCCGCGCTGGCGGCGGCGGCGGTGCAGGTGCTGCTCGTCTGGGTGCTGGTGACCGGCCTCACCGTGCATATCCCGCATGTGATCGAGCGCAGCATGGCGGTGTTCGGCGTCCTCCCCGAGCCGCCGCCCCCGCCGCCCGAGCGCGTGCCCCCGCCCTCACGCCATAGCAGCGCCGCGAAGGGCAGCCCGGCGCCGCCCAACCTGCGCTCGCGCGCCACCCCGGTCGCCGCGCCGCCGCCGATCATCCCGGTCCCCGCCCCGCCGGTGATGGTCACCGCGCCCAAGCCCTATGTCGGCGCGGAGGCGACCACCGGCGCGAGCGACATCGCCGGCACCGGCACCGGCGCGGGCGGGCAGGGCAACGGCTATGGCGGCGGCGGGGAAGGCGACGGCGGCACCGGCCCGCGCTGGCGCAGTGGCCGGCTCAAGGATTCGGATTATCCCGCGACCGCCGGACAGGCAGGCGTGGGCGGCACGGTGGCGGTGCGCTATCTGGTCGACACCGACGGGCGCGTGAAGGAATGCGACGTCACGCGCTCCAGCGGCAGCCCCGCGCTGGACGACACCACCTGCCGCCTGATCGAGAAACGCTTCCGCTTCTCCCCCGCCCGCGACGAACGCGGCCGCCCGGTGCCGGCGTGGATCGTGGAGAACCATAGCTGGGTGATCGAGCACGACCCGACGCCGCCGGATGAGGATGACCGGGGGTAG
- a CDS encoding L-threonylcarbamoyladenylate synthase yields MIAQHPAIRRYGTAAIAEVAREIARGGIVAVPTETVYGLAADATDAAAVARIYAAKGRPGFNPLIVHVPDLAAAERIAVFDAEARALAARWWPGPLTLVLPLRRDAGIAALVTAGLDTIALRVPAHRAMRALLEACGKPLAAPSANASNGISPTRAEHVAASLGERVPLIVDDGACAAGVESTIVMAGRILRPGPITAEQLGLPLAASEGKVSAPGQLATHYAPSKPLRLNAVSGAPGEWLIGFGAVVGDDTLSASGDPVEAAARLFDALHRADASDPAAIAVAPVPEAGIGAAINDRLRRAAHR; encoded by the coding sequence ATGATTGCTCAACACCCCGCCATCAGACGCTACGGCACGGCCGCGATCGCCGAGGTGGCGCGGGAGATCGCGCGCGGCGGAATCGTCGCGGTGCCGACCGAGACGGTCTATGGACTCGCCGCCGATGCCACCGACGCGGCGGCGGTGGCGCGCATCTATGCGGCGAAAGGACGGCCGGGGTTCAATCCGCTGATCGTCCATGTCCCCGATCTCGCGGCGGCGGAGCGGATCGCGGTGTTCGATGCGGAGGCGCGGGCGCTGGCGGCGCGCTGGTGGCCGGGGCCGCTGACGCTCGTGTTGCCGTTGCGGCGCGATGCGGGGATCGCCGCGCTGGTGACGGCGGGGCTGGACACGATCGCGCTCAGGGTGCCGGCGCACCGCGCGATGCGCGCGCTGCTGGAGGCATGCGGCAAGCCGCTCGCGGCCCCTTCCGCCAATGCCAGCAACGGGATCAGCCCGACGCGGGCGGAGCATGTCGCGGCGAGCCTCGGGGAGCGGGTGCCGCTGATCGTCGACGACGGGGCCTGCGCGGCGGGGGTGGAATCGACCATCGTGATGGCGGGCCGTATCCTGCGCCCCGGTCCGATCACGGCGGAGCAACTCGGGCTGCCGCTCGCTGCGAGCGAGGGGAAGGTGAGCGCGCCGGGCCAACTCGCGACCCATTACGCGCCGTCCAAGCCGCTGCGATTGAACGCCGTATCCGGCGCGCCGGGGGAGTGGCTGATCGGCTTCGGCGCGGTGGTGGGGGACGACACGCTTTCGGCGAGCGGCGATCCGGTCGAGGCGGCCGCGCGGCTGTTCGACGCGCTCCACCGCGCCGATGCCAGCGACCCCGCCGCCATCGCCGTCGCCCCCGTGCCGGAAGCGGGGATCGGCGCCGCCATCAACGACCGCCTGCGCCGCGCGGCGCATCGCTAG
- a CDS encoding GntR family transcriptional regulator — protein MTALSNEDSPVYIRLRATIAAGILRGDFRAGDQLPSVRALAAEHGANPLTVAKAYQSFQDDGYVEVRRGVGMFVLSGAGERLRLAERDAFVRNQWPRIREHIDLLGLDLADLMEGAGA, from the coding sequence ATGACAGCTCTGAGCAACGAGGACAGTCCGGTCTATATCCGCCTGCGCGCGACGATCGCCGCCGGCATCCTGCGTGGGGACTTCCGCGCGGGCGACCAGCTTCCCTCGGTCCGCGCGCTGGCCGCCGAGCATGGCGCCAACCCGCTGACGGTCGCCAAGGCCTACCAGAGCTTCCAGGACGACGGCTATGTCGAGGTGCGGCGCGGGGTTGGAATGTTCGTCCTCTCCGGCGCGGGCGAGCGCCTCCGCCTCGCCGAACGCGACGCCTTCGTCCGCAATCAGTGGCCGCGCATCAGGGAACATATCGACCTGCTCGGGCTGGACCTCGCCGACCTGATGGAGGGTGCGGGGGCGTAG
- the msrA gene encoding peptide-methionine (S)-S-oxide reductase MsrA, translated as MTEYATLAGGCFWCTEAVFNDVIGVESVESGYIGGTAPNPTYKQVCGGGTGHAEAIRIGFDPARVSYADLLDIFFATHDPTQLNRQGNDIGTQYRSAIFPMSNMQEEQANAAIARAQANHDKPIVTTIEYADQWWPAEDYHQNYWEGEGQRNPYCIASIPPKLQKLRKSFAARAKAMA; from the coding sequence ATGACCGAATATGCGACCCTGGCCGGCGGCTGCTTCTGGTGCACGGAGGCGGTGTTCAACGACGTGATCGGGGTGGAATCGGTCGAGAGCGGCTATATCGGCGGCACCGCGCCTAACCCCACCTACAAACAGGTATGCGGCGGCGGCACGGGACATGCCGAGGCGATCCGCATCGGCTTCGATCCCGCGCGGGTGAGCTACGCCGACCTGCTCGACATCTTCTTCGCGACGCACGATCCGACGCAGCTCAACCGGCAGGGCAACGACATCGGCACGCAATATCGCTCCGCCATCTTCCCGATGAGCAACATGCAGGAGGAGCAGGCCAACGCGGCGATCGCGCGGGCGCAGGCCAATCACGACAAGCCGATCGTCACCACGATCGAATATGCCGACCAATGGTGGCCGGCGGAGGATTACCACCAGAACTATTGGGAGGGCGAAGGCCAGCGCAACCCCTATTGCATCGCCTCGATCCCGCCGAAATTGCAGAAGCTGCGCAAGAGCTTCGCGGCGCGGGCGAAGGCGATGGCTTGA
- the galE gene encoding UDP-glucose 4-epimerase GalE — protein sequence MTFDGKVMVTGGAGYIGSHAVLALLDAGHEVVVVDNLVTGFAWAVDPRAILVEMAVEAPRVREVIREHRVRAIMHFAGSVVVPESVTDPLKYYRNNTAASRSLIESAVLEGVPHFIFSSTAATYGTPDKVPVAEGDPTVPINPYGMSKLMTEAMLRDVAAAHPINYCALRYFNVAGADPQGRSGQSTIGATHLIKIAVEAATGRRGHVGVFGTDFPTRDGTGVRDYIHVSDLADAHVAALGLLVTRPGESHTLNCGYGRGFSVLEVLDAVDRVTNMTIERRFEGRRAGDPAELVADNRAILAALPWRPKRADLDGIVRDALAWERKLAEMGK from the coding sequence ATGACGTTCGACGGCAAGGTGATGGTGACGGGCGGCGCGGGCTATATCGGCAGCCATGCGGTGCTGGCGCTGCTCGACGCGGGGCATGAGGTGGTGGTGGTGGACAATCTCGTCACCGGATTCGCCTGGGCGGTCGATCCGCGCGCCATCCTGGTCGAGATGGCGGTGGAGGCCCCGCGCGTCCGCGAGGTGATCCGCGAGCATCGCGTCCGCGCGATCATGCACTTCGCCGGATCGGTGGTGGTGCCCGAATCGGTGACCGATCCGCTCAAATATTATCGCAACAACACCGCCGCCTCGCGCAGCCTGATCGAGAGCGCGGTGCTGGAAGGGGTGCCGCACTTCATCTTCTCCTCGACCGCCGCGACCTATGGCACGCCGGACAAGGTGCCGGTGGCGGAAGGCGACCCGACCGTGCCGATCAACCCCTATGGCATGTCGAAGCTGATGACCGAGGCGATGCTGCGCGACGTGGCGGCGGCACATCCGATCAATTATTGCGCGCTGCGTTACTTCAACGTCGCCGGTGCCGACCCGCAGGGGCGCAGCGGCCAGTCGACAATCGGCGCGACCCATCTCATCAAGATCGCGGTGGAGGCGGCGACCGGCAGGCGCGGCCATGTCGGCGTGTTCGGCACCGATTTCCCGACCCGCGACGGGACGGGGGTGCGCGACTATATCCACGTCTCCGATCTCGCCGACGCGCATGTCGCGGCGCTGGGGCTGCTGGTCACCCGGCCGGGGGAAAGCCATACGCTCAATTGCGGCTATGGTCGCGGTTTCTCGGTGCTGGAGGTGCTCGATGCGGTGGACCGCGTGACCAACATGACGATCGAGCGCCGCTTCGAGGGCCGCCGCGCCGGGGACCCGGCCGAACTGGTGGCGGACAATCGCGCGATCCTCGCGGCGCTGCCGTGGCGGCCGAAGCGCGCCGATCTCGACGGCATCGTGCGCGACGCGCTGGCGTGGGAGCGGAAGCTGGCGGAGATGGGCAAATGA
- a CDS encoding nitroreductase, which translates to MFNDRSTPLSLLATRRSGKPRDLAAPGPDMAGLEEMCAIAARTPDHGKLAPWRFVIVAPEQRARLARVITDAYRAERSEAKRIEIEALEQFAHQAPALVVVLSSPRADSKIPLWEQELSAGAACMNLLHAAHAMGFAGGWLTGWAAYSDAVRDAFGAAPERIAGFVFIGTPGRPLDERPRPDPAAVIGRWGG; encoded by the coding sequence ATGTTCAACGATCGCTCCACCCCGCTCTCGCTGCTCGCCACCCGCCGCTCTGGCAAGCCGCGCGATCTCGCCGCGCCCGGCCCGGACATGGCCGGGCTGGAGGAGATGTGCGCCATCGCCGCGCGCACGCCCGATCACGGCAAGCTCGCGCCGTGGCGGTTCGTGATCGTCGCGCCGGAGCAGCGCGCGCGGCTCGCGCGGGTCATCACCGACGCCTATCGCGCCGAGCGGTCCGAGGCGAAAAGGATCGAGATCGAGGCGCTGGAGCAGTTCGCGCATCAGGCGCCGGCGCTGGTCGTCGTGCTGTCCTCGCCGCGCGCCGACAGCAAGATTCCCCTTTGGGAGCAGGAATTGTCGGCCGGTGCGGCGTGCATGAACCTGCTCCACGCGGCGCATGCGATGGGCTTTGCCGGCGGCTGGCTGACGGGCTGGGCAGCCTATTCCGATGCCGTGCGCGACGCCTTCGGCGCGGCGCCGGAGCGGATCGCGGGCTTCGTCTTCATCGGCACGCCGGGCAGGCCGCTGGATGAACGGCCGCGCCCCGATCCGGCGGCGGTGATCGGCCGCTGGGGCGGATAG
- a CDS encoding phosphatase PAP2 family protein, producing the protein MEPPLLDHEEAVPTGGARPTHLMWGAGLIALAIAVALVAGVILARYPFGFDRAIVLALHEVGPEWLRHAVIDVTALGGGTVLTLAVVATAGLLLVRRLWLTAALVVTATTLGSIAVAAIKAVFGRPRPDIVDHVVAASGYSFPSGHAANSAIVWLTIAALVSQVTRGRATRRYIAAVAALLVAAIGASRVYLGVHWPSDVLAGWSFGTLWALGWWSIGAKAREALLGQRQ; encoded by the coding sequence ATGGAGCCGCCGCTGCTCGACCATGAGGAAGCCGTCCCGACCGGCGGCGCGCGACCGACGCATCTGATGTGGGGCGCGGGGCTGATCGCGCTGGCAATCGCGGTCGCACTGGTGGCGGGGGTGATCCTCGCGCGTTATCCCTTCGGCTTCGACCGGGCGATCGTGCTGGCGCTGCACGAGGTGGGGCCGGAATGGCTGCGCCATGCGGTGATCGACGTGACGGCGCTGGGCGGCGGGACGGTGCTGACCCTCGCCGTCGTCGCCACCGCCGGACTGCTGCTGGTGCGCCGATTGTGGCTGACGGCGGCGCTGGTGGTGACGGCGACGACGCTCGGCTCGATCGCGGTGGCGGCGATCAAGGCGGTCTTCGGCCGCCCGCGCCCCGATATCGTCGATCACGTCGTCGCGGCGAGCGGCTACAGCTTCCCGAGCGGTCACGCCGCCAACAGCGCGATCGTGTGGCTGACGATCGCCGCATTGGTGTCGCAGGTGACGCGGGGGCGTGCGACGCGCCGCTACATCGCCGCCGTCGCCGCGCTGCTGGTCGCGGCGATCGGGGCCAGCCGGGTGTATCTCGGCGTCCACTGGCCGTCCGACGTGCTCGCGGGGTGGAGCTTCGGGACGTTGTGGGCACTCGGCTGGTGGTCGATCGGCGCGAAGGCGCGGGAAGCGTTACTCGGCCAGCGCCAATAG
- a CDS encoding GNAT family N-acetyltransferase yields MTFTLRLAVEDDLPALRELMALAIDTLQRGFLSPEQIVASRAVMGLDTQLVADRTYFVVEEGGALAGSGGWSRRATLYGGDHSAGLREPRLLDPAHEAARVRAMYTHPDFARRGVGRMILDECERAAAAEGFSAVELMGTMSGQPLYAACGYRPVEAITDDRGGAPVPLVRMRKELGRP; encoded by the coding sequence ATGACCTTCACCCTGCGCCTCGCCGTCGAGGACGATCTGCCCGCCCTGCGCGAGCTGATGGCGCTGGCGATCGACACCTTGCAGCGTGGCTTCCTGTCGCCCGAGCAGATCGTCGCCAGCCGCGCGGTGATGGGGCTGGACACGCAGCTCGTCGCCGATCGCACCTATTTCGTGGTGGAGGAGGGCGGCGCGCTCGCGGGGAGCGGCGGATGGAGCCGGCGCGCGACTCTGTATGGCGGCGATCACAGCGCGGGGCTGCGCGAGCCGCGCCTGCTTGATCCGGCGCATGAGGCGGCGCGGGTGCGGGCGATGTATACGCACCCGGATTTCGCGCGGCGCGGCGTGGGGCGGATGATCCTCGACGAATGCGAGCGCGCGGCGGCGGCGGAAGGCTTCTCGGCGGTGGAGCTGATGGGGACGATGAGCGGGCAACCGCTCTATGCCGCCTGCGGCTATCGCCCGGTCGAGGCGATTACCGACGATCGTGGCGGCGCGCCGGTGCCGCTGGTGCGGATGCGCAAGGAACTGGGCCGGCCGTGA
- a CDS encoding CoA ester lyase, with translation MRLRSLLFVPGDRPERMEKALGLGADALILDLEDSVSLANKGAAREAVRAFVGRRPGEPALFVRVNPLDSALVADDLAALAGLPVDGITLPKAEGQASVDDLIARLPGDYVVLPIASETPRAVFTLGSYKGDRLAGLTWGAEDLPASVGATGSREADGSYTDPYKVVRALTLFGAHAAGVPAIETVYPDFRDLDGLAAYAARGRRDGFTGMMAIHPSQVAVINTAFTPSAEEVAHARAVVGAFAANPGAGVLQLDGKMIDAPHLKAARRLLALAE, from the coding sequence ATGAGGCTGCGGTCGCTGCTGTTCGTGCCGGGCGACCGGCCGGAGCGGATGGAGAAGGCGCTCGGGCTGGGCGCGGACGCGCTGATCCTCGATCTGGAGGATTCGGTGTCGCTCGCCAACAAGGGCGCGGCGCGCGAGGCGGTGCGCGCGTTCGTCGGGCGGCGGCCGGGTGAGCCGGCGCTGTTCGTGCGTGTCAATCCGCTCGATTCGGCGCTGGTGGCGGACGACCTTGCCGCGCTGGCCGGCCTGCCGGTCGACGGCATCACCTTGCCCAAGGCTGAAGGGCAGGCGTCGGTTGACGATCTGATCGCGCGGCTGCCGGGCGATTACGTGGTGCTGCCGATCGCCAGCGAGACGCCGCGCGCGGTGTTCACGCTCGGCAGCTACAAGGGCGATCGCCTCGCCGGCCTCACCTGGGGCGCGGAGGACCTGCCCGCATCGGTCGGCGCGACGGGAAGCCGCGAGGCGGACGGCAGCTATACCGATCCCTATAAGGTTGTCCGCGCGCTTACCCTGTTCGGTGCCCATGCGGCGGGCGTGCCGGCGATCGAGACGGTCTATCCCGATTTCCGCGATCTCGACGGCCTCGCCGCCTATGCCGCGCGCGGGCGGCGCGACGGGTTCACCGGGATGATGGCGATCCACCCCTCGCAGGTGGCGGTGATCAACACCGCCTTCACGCCGAGCGCGGAGGAGGTCGCCCACGCCCGCGCGGTGGTGGGGGCGTTCGCCGCCAATCCGGGCGCGGGCGTGCTTCAGCTCGACGGCAAGATGATCGACGCGCCGCACCTCAAGGCGGCGCGGCGGCTATTGGCGCTGGCCGAGTAA